ATTCAGTCAGACCGTGGGATTCCTGCGGAAGGTTCATGTCCAACGTCAGGACCAGACCATCTTCGCGCCCGCCAGCGGCCGGGTAGTACCCGTCGCGGCGGCCAATGATACGCATCCCGATCCGCCAGTACAGCGCGAGCGCGCCGATGTTGGAGGCCCGTACCTCCAGGAACACCCGCCGCGCACCGGCGCCGGCGGCGCGCTGGAGCATCTCGCCGAGGAGCCGACGCGCGTGACCGCGACGCCGAGCCGCCGGCACCACACAGAGGTTCAGGACATGCGCTTCGCCGGCGGCGACCGCAATGATGCCGTGACCGATCAGACCCGAACCGTCCTCAAGCACAAGGCTTTGGTACCCGGCATCCAGACAGTCTGCAAAGATGCGTTCGGACCAGGGAAACTCATATCCGGCCGCATCGTTACGCGCGACCTGCGAGACATCGGCAGCCGTCATCGCCCGAATGCTTGCCGGCGACGCGCCGGCGGGGCGATCACGCCCGGGGGCGACGGCTGAGGCAGGCCGACGCCCACCGTGCGCCGCGCCCGACGGTTCGGCACTCATGCCGACTCCGCGCGACCGGAGACCCCGCGCAGCACCTGCGCGGCGAGCAGGAGGTCTTGCCAGGACTTGCGCTTTTCAGCCGGCTGACGCAGCAGGTAGGCCGGATGGTAGCTGACGACCACCGGGATACCGCTGGCTGCATGACGATGAACACGCCCGCGCAGCCGCCCGACGCTCTGGTCGGTCTCCAACAGGCTCTGGGCGGACACCCGCCCGACCGCCAGAATCACCCTGGGGGCGATCCACTCGATCTGGCGCGCGAGATAACCGGCACACGCGGCCGACTCCTCCGGGCGCGGGTCGCGATTGTCCGGCGGCCGACACTTCACGATGTTGGCGATATAGACCCGCGAGCGATCCAGCCCGAGCGCCGCGAGCATGGCATCGAGTAGTTTCCCGGCCGGGCCGACGAACGGCTCGCCGCGCCGGTCTTCCTCGAAACCCGGGGCCTCACCCACGACCAGCCAGTCCGCCCGGCGGTTGCCCACGCCGAACACGCTGCGGGTGCGCCCGGAGTGCAGTCCGCAGGCCGTGCATTGCGCGACCTGCGACTCAAGCCCGGACCAGTCATCGGCCGGCGTTGGGCGCTCGCGCGTGACGGACGCTCTCGCCGCGACCGAAGCAGGCGACGTGGTGCCGTGATCCAGCCCGGAATTCGAATCGCGAACGGGCTCACGCGGCACCCAGCGCTGGATGCCCATCGCATCCAGAAGCCGGGTACTGCGCGCGTTCCAGACCACCGGTCGCTCCCCGGGCGCCCGGTCAGACGTCCGCAGCCTGCGGATGGGCCCGCTCGGCCGGCGCCAACACCTTATTGATTGCGTTCACATAGGCCTTTGCCGAGGCCGTGATGATGTCGGTGTCCGCGCCCTGCCCGTTGACGATCCGGCCGTCCTTTTCCAGGCGGACCGTGACCTCGCCCTGGGCATCGGTGCCGCTGGTGATCGCATTGACCGAATACAGCTTCAGCGTCGAGCCGCTGGGCACGATGGCCTCGATCGCCTTGAATGCGGCATCGACCGGGCCGCTGCCCTCGGCGTCCGCGCTGCGCTCGCCGTCGTCGAGCCACAGGGTCACGCCCGCGCGCGGCACCTCGCCGGTCTCGACCGCGGCCTTCAAAGACACGAAACGCACCTGTTCGTTTTCGGTCTCGACGCCCGCTTCGCTGACCAGGGCCTGCAAGTCCTCGTCGAAGATCTCGTGCTTGCGGTCGGCCAGATCCTTGAACCGGGCAAACGCCGCGTTGAGTTCTTCCTCGCCCTCGAACTCGACACCGAGCTCGGCCAGGCGCGTGCGAAACGCATTGCGCCCGGAATGCTTGCCGAGCACGATGCGGTTCGCCGTCCAGCCGACGTCTTCTGCGCTCATGATTTCGTAGGTCTGGCGGTGTTTGAGCACGCCGTCCTGGTGGATCCCGGACTCATGCGCAAAGGCATTTGCGCCGACAATCGCCTTGTTCGGCTGCACCGGAAAGCCCGTGATCGTCGAGACCAGCCGCGAACAGTTGACGATCTGGGTCGTGTCCAGCGTCGTGTCGCACTCGAAGATGTCGCGACGCGTGCGAACGGCCATGACGATCTCCTCGAGCGCCGCGTTGCCCGCGCGCTCGCCAAGGCCGTTGATCGTGCACTCGACCTGGCGCGCCCCGGCAAGCACCGCCGACAGCGAGTTCGCCACGGCCAGCCCGAGGTCGTTGTGACAGTGCACGGAAAACACCGCCTTGTCCGAATTCGGCACCCGCTCGATGAGCGTGCCGATCAGTGCGCCGAACTGCTGGGGAACGTTGTAGCCGACCGTGTCCGGGATGTTGACCGTGCGCGCACCGGCGTCGATGACCGCCTCGAGTACGCGGCAGAGAAAGTCCGTCTCCGAGCGTCCGGCGTCCTCCGGCGAGAACTCGACATTGTCGGTGTAGCGACGTGCACGGCGGACGGCCGCCACGGCGCGCTCGACGACCTCGTCGGGCTCCATGCGCAGCTTCATCTTCATATGGATCGGCGAAGTTGCGATGAACGTATGGATGCGTGCGGATTTCGCATCCGCCAGCGCCTCGCCGGCGCGGTCGATGTCGGCATCGGTGGCGCGCGCGAGGCCGCAGACGGTCGAGTCCTGCACCGCGCGGGCGACGGCCTGCACGGACTCGAAATCGCCGTGGCTGGCAATCGGAAAGCCGGCCTCGATGACGTCGACGCGCATCTTTTCGAGGGCTCGGGCGATACGGACCTTCTCGTCGCGCGTCATCGACGCGCCGGGGCTCTGCTCCCCGTCACGCAAGGTCGTGTCAAAAATGATCAAACGATCGGTGGCCATGTCCTGCTCCGGGCAAATAAGGGAGCCCGGCCCTCAAAACGAGGCCGGGCCAAAATCACACCAGGGAGATACGCGTTTGCCCTCGCCAGGGTATCGCTGCCTGCCCTAGCCGGGCAGCAGGAGCAGCGATTCGAGCAGGAGAGGCAGGCGGACACGCCCGACCGACGCGCGGGGGAACGCTTCGGGATGCGCCGGGTTGGACGTGGAATGAGCCATGGGGCGACTCTAGCTCAAAACGGCCATTTCTGGCAAGGCCGCCCGTTCGGACCGTGACCGCCTCGGGGCGCCCGGACACAGTCCGACGTCGCCCAAAATCCGGATTCGCGAACCCCGGACGGACGATCAGGGTCAATCCTGAATATTCACACGAATTATTGGAAAACATCCGCAAGCCGCTCTATGGTTTGGAAAAGCACGAACGAAAAGGCCTGCCCATGAGCAACCCCGTCGAGCGCCTGCGGCCGCAATCCGGCTATTCCGCAGCAAACGCCGCGTGGATCGAGGCACTCTACGAGCGATTCCTGGCCGATCCGGCCAGCGTTTCCCCGCAGTGGCGCGAGCACTTCGCCCGGTTCGCGCGCAACGGTGCGACCGGTCCAGAGCCTGTTCACTCGGAGATCCGCGCCCGTTACCTGCATCCGCCGCGCCACGCGCCGGCACCGGCAGCGGCGGACGATGATGACCTCGCCGCCCGCCAGACGCGCGTCCTGCAGCTCATCAACGCCCACCGCGTGCGCGGGCACCGCTGCGCGAACGTCGATCCGCTGAACCTCGCGCCGACCGAGTGCGTGCTCGATCTCGACCCAAACTTCCACGGCCTGACCGACGCCGACCTCGCCAGCACCTTCAACACCGGCTCGCTGGTGGCGCCCGACCGGCTGCCGCTGCGCGAGATTCTGGAGATCGTCCGCGAGGTCTACTCCGGCACGATCGGCTCGGAGTACATGCACATCACCGACACCGAGCAGAAACGCTGGCTGCAGGCGCGGCTCGAGGGTCCCCGGGCGCGTCTGGACATCGACGCGGCCGGCCGTCGCTGGATCCTCGACCGGCTCACGGCGGCCGAGGGCATCGAGCGCTACCTGCACAACCGCTACGTCGGTCAGAAGCGCTTCTCGCTCGAAGGCGGCGAGTCGCTGATCCCGCTGCTCGACGAACTGATCCAGCGCGCCGGCACGCAGGGCGTGCGCGAGATCGTCATCGGCATGGCGCACCGCGGGCGGCTGAACGTGCTGGTCAACATCCTTGGCAAATCGCCGGCGACGATCTTCGACGAGTTCGAAGGCCGCAACGGCTCGGCCAACGGCTCCGGCGACGTGAAATACCACATGGGCTTTTCGTCTGCCGTGGACACCCCGGGCGGGCCGGTGCATCTGGCGCTCGCGTTCAACCCCTCGCATCTGGAGATCGTCAACCCGGTCGTGCTCGGCTCGGTGCGCGCACGCCAGGACTGCCGCGGCGACATGACCCACCTGGAGGTTCTGCCGGTACTGATTCATGGCGATGCGGCGTTCGCCGGACAGGGTGTGGTCATGGAAACCCTGAACATGTCGCAGACCCATGGCTACAAGGTCGGCGGCACCGTGCACATCGTCGTGAACAACCAGATCGGGTTCACGACCTCCGACCCCTACAACGCACGTTCCACGGCCTACTGCACGGATGTCGCGAAGATGGTGCAGGCGCCAATCTTCCATGTGAACGGTGACGATCCCGAAGCCGTGCTGTTCGTCACACGCATCGCACTGGACTACTGCAACACCTTCAACAGCGACGTGCTGATCGATCTGGTCTGCTACCGGCGCCACGGCCACAACGAGGCCGACGAACCCGCGGTCACGCAGCCGGTGATGTACCGCAAGATTCGCACGCATCCAACCGTACGCGAAATCTATGCCGCGCGGCTGGCCGAATCCGGCGATCTGCCACGCGAAGACGGCGAGCAGATGGTGCGCGAGTACCGCGATGCACTCGATCGCGGCGAACTCGTCTCGCGGCCGGTGATCGACCAACCGCGCGAGTGTGGCATCAACTGGAAGCCGTATCTGGACGTGCCGTGGACCATCAGCGCGAACACCGGCGTCGATGCCGGGCATGTTCGCGAACTCGGCAAGCGCGTTCTCGCGCTGCCCGACTGCTTTCGGCTGCATCCGCGCGTCGAGCGCATCTGGTCCGATCGCACGGAAATGCTTGCCGGCGAACGCGAAGTCGACTGGGGCATGGCCGAAACGCTCGCCTACGCGACACTGCTCGATGAAGGTTACGGCATTCGCCTGTCGGGACAGGACAGCGGTCGCGGCACGTTCTTCCATCGCCACGCGGTGATCTACGACCAGAAGACCGGCAAGCCGCACGTACCACTGTGGCAGTTCCAGCATGATCGGGTGATCTATCGCATCATCGACTCGCTGCTCTCCGAAGAGGCCGTGCTCGGATTCGAGTACGGCTACGCCACCGCCGATCCGCACACGCTGGTGCTCTGGGAGGCGCAGTTCGGCGACTTCGCCAACGGTGCGCAGGTCGTCATCGACCAGTTCATCAGTTCCGGTGAAGCGAAATGGGGCCGTCTGTGCGGACTGGTCATGCTGCTGCCGCATGGCTATGAAGGCCAGGGCCCGGAACACTCCTCGGCACGCCCCGAGCGCTACATGCAGCTGTGCGCCGAGCACAACATTCAGCTCTGCCAGCCCAGCACACCCGCGCAGGTGTTTCACATGCTGCGCCGGCAGATGCTGCGCCCGTTTCGACATCCGCTGATCGTGCTGACCGGCAAGAGTCTGCTGCGGCACAAGCGCTGTACTTCGCCGGTCAGCGAACTCACCGACGGCGAGTTTCAGACCGTCATCGACGAGACGACGCAGATCGATCCGGCGCGCGCGCGCCATCTGGTGTTCTGCAGCGGCCGTGTGTACTTCGACCTGATCGAGGCGCGCGAGGCGCGCGGGATCGACGACGTGCCGATCATCCGCATCGAACAGCTGTATCCGTTTCCGCACGAGGCATTCGACCGCATCATGGCCCGCTATGGCGGCGTCGAAAAACTCATCTGGTGTCAGGACGAGCCGCAGAATCAGGGCTACTGGGACCAGATCAAGCATCGCTTCTACAAGCCGCTGCAGGCCGGTCGTCGATTGTTCTACGCGGGACGCCCCGCGGCCGCGTCGCCGGCCACCGGTTACAGCAAGGCACACGCCGCGCAGCGCGATGCGCTGGTCGAACAGGCCCTTACCGGCGAGATCGCGCCGGAACTCAATCGCAGGAGACCCTGAATGAGCACCGAAGTACGCGTACCGACGCTTCCCGAGTCGGTCGCTGATGCGACACTCGCCGAGTGGCACAAAGCCGTTGGCGATCGCGTGGAACGCGGCGAGAACCTGGCCGATCTGGAGACCGACAAGGTCGTGCTGGAACTGCCGGCACCGGTCAGCGGCACGGTGCACGAACTTCGCGTCGAGGTCGGCGCAACCGTCCAGGCCAATGCCGTCATTGCACTGATCGAGGAAACCGGCGAAGCCATCGAAGCGGCGCCCGGCGCGGCAGCCGACAGCAGCGAAAAGCCTGCCAAACCGGCCGCAACGGCGTCCATGCCGCCGGCCGAAACCACACCCGCTGCAACAACCGGCGCGCAATCCGCTGCAAATGCGAGCCCGTCGGTGCGCCGGCAGATGCGCGAACAGGGCGTCGATCCGTCCAGCGTCCAGGGCAGCGGCAAGCACGGCCGCATTCTCGCCGGCGATCTCAGCGGCGCGCGTGCCACCGGTGAACGGCCCTCCGAGCGCGTGCCGATGACGCGGCTGCGCGCGCGCATCGCCGAACGTCTGCTCGACGCGAAACAGTCCACCGCCATGCTGACGACGTTCAACGAGGTCGACATGCTCGCGCTGATGGAACTGCGCAAGCGCCATCGCGACGCCTTCGAGAAACGCCATGGCGTGAAGCTCGGCTTCATGTCGATGTTCGTGCGCGCGGCAAGCGAGGCGCTGCGCGCATTTCCGGCCGTGAATGCATCGATCGACGGCCCGGACATCGTCTATCACGGTTTCTACGACATCGGTGTCGCGGTATCGACCGAACGCGGCCTGGTCGTGCCGGTGCTGCGCGATGCCGACCGCATGTCACTCGCCGACATCGAACGCGGCATCGGTGACTTCGCCACTCGCGCGCGCGATGGTTCGCTGAGCTACGAAGACCTCGCCGGCGGAACGTTCACGATCACCAACGGTGGCGTGTTCGGCTCGATGCTTTCCACGCCGATCCTCAATCCGCCGCAAAGCGCCATTCTCGGCATGCACGCGACTCGTGAGCGACCCGTCGTCGTCGACGGCCAGATCGTCGTGCGGCCGATCATGTATCTGGCGCTGAGCTACGACCATCGCCTGATCGACGGTGCGGAGGCCGTGCGCTTCCTGGTCCACATCAAGGACTCGATCGAGGATCCGGCGCGGCTGCTGCTGGATCTGTAGCGATCACGAACATGTCCGACGCAACGCGGCGTACGGAACACGACTCACTCGGCAGCGTCACCCTGCCGGCCAGCGCACGCTATGGCGCGCAGACCCAGCGCGCGATCGACAACTTCCGCATCTCGGATCTGCGGATTCCGCGCGGCCTGATCGAGGGACTGGGTCTGATCAAGGGCGCCGCGGCGCATGTGAACGCGCAGCTCGAACTGCTTGCAGTCGACAAAGCCGGAGCGATCGAGGCATCCGCCGACGCGGTCGCCAACGGCGAACACGACGCGCAGTTCCCGGTCGACGTGTTTCAGACCGGCTCGGGCACCTCCTGGAACATGAACGCGAACGAGGTCATCGCGAACCTGGCCAGTGAACGGCTCGGCCGGCCCGTGCATTCGAACGACCATGTCAATCTGGGACAGAGTTCCAACGACACGATCCCGAGCGCCATCCATCTCGCCGCAACACTGGCATTGCAGCGCACGCTGATTCCGGCACTGGACCACCTGCGCGACACGATCTACCGGCGCGCAAACGATTACAGCGATCTGGTCAAGACCGGGCGCACACACCTCATGGACGCGATGCCCCTGACCGTCGGCCAGGAATTCTCGGGCTGGGGCTGCCAGGTGCGGCTTGCAAGCGAACGCCTGCGCGGCACGCTGATGCGCATCTCGACGCTCGCGCAGGGCGGAACGGCCATCGGCACCGGCATCAACGCCCATCCGGAATTCGGCGCGCGCGTATGCGAGCGTCTCAGCGAACGCACGGGAATCGAGTTCGCATCGAACCTGAATTTCTTCGAGGCACTCGGCGCGCAGGACGCATCCGTGGAGCTTTCGGGACAGCTCAAGGTCGTCGCGGTGAGCCTGATGAAGATCGCCAACGATCTGCGCTGGATGAACTCCGGTCCGCTCGCCGGGCTCGGCGAGATCAGCTTGCCCGCGCTGCAACCGGGTTCGAGCATCATGCCCGGCAAGGTCAACCCGGTGATTCCCGAAGCGGTCGCGATGGTCGGCGCGCAGGTCATCGGCAACGACGCCACCATCACGGTCGCCGGTCAGTCCGGCAACTTTCAGCTCAACGTCATGCTGCCGGTGATCGGCTATAACCTGCTACAGTCGATTGAACTGCTCGCGAACGCCGCGACGGCGCTTGCGGACCTGGCGATTGCGGGGCTGCGCATCAACGAGAAGACGCTCGCGCGCTCGGTCGAACGCAACCCAATGCTGGTGACGGCACTGAACCGCATCATCGGCTACGAACGCGGTGCGCGCATCGCCAAACGCGCATACGCCGAAGGCCGGCCACTGATCGACGTGGCCTGCGAGGAGACCGATCTCGCGCGCGAGGAACTCCAGCGTCTGCTCGACCCGAAATCCCTGACCCGAGGCGGAATAAAAAAATGACGAAGATCCCGGCGTTTCCCGCGTTTCGAATCCACGACGACAAGGGGCGTGCCGGCGTCGAACCGACGACCATCGATCAGCTCGGCGAGGATGCCGTGCTCATCCGCGTCGACTGGTCGTCGATCAACTACAAGGACGCGCTCGCAGGCACCGGCAGAGGCAAAATCCTGCGCCGCTTTCCGCTGATCGGGGGCATCGATCTCGCCGGCACCGTCGTCGAGTCGGCCGACAAGCGATTCAGCGCAGGCCAACCCGTCATCGTCACCGGCTACGGGCTCAGCCAGACCCACGACGGCGGTTACAGCCGCTATGCTCGCGTGCCCGGCGACTGGGTCGTCGCAATGCCCGAAGGCATGACCGCGCGCACGGCCATGATCCTAGGCACGGCCGGATTCACCGCCGGTCTTGCGCTCGAACGCATGGAAATGATCGGGCTCACACCCGCGCACGGGCCGATTGCGATCACCGGTGCCACCGGCGGCGTGGGCTCGATCGCGATCGACCTGTTCACGCAGGCGGGCTACGAGGCCGTTGCAATCACGCGCAAGACCACGCGCGCCGATGAGCTCAGGGGTTTCGGCGCGACACGCGTCGCGCATCCGAGCGAATTCGACATGGGCACACGACCGCTGGAGGCCGCGCTCTGGGGCGGCGCGGTGGATTCCGTCGGCGGCGAGCTACTGGCCTGGCTCACGCGTACAACCAACCCATGGGGCGCGATCGCGTCCATCGGGCTCGCCGGCGGGCATCAGCTGTCGACGACGGTTATGCCGTTCATCCTGCGCGGCGTAAGCCTGATCGGCATCAACTCCGCCGACTGCGCGATGGACCTGCGGCTGAAGGTCTGGGCACGGCTGGCCGGAGCCAACGCCCCGCGTCATCTCGAAGAACTCGTGAGCCAGGAGATCGGGCTCGATGAACTGATGCCGACCTTCCAGCGCCTGCTCGACGGCGACCACGCCGGCCGCACGCTGGTGCGTCTGCGCGACTGAAACACCGCTTAACAGGCTGTTGAAATTCTCATCTCAACGGCCTGATAACGCGAGACAGGGACGCCTCGTCCGAAAATCGAACATGCAACTGTTTGATTTTCGCGAGCAACCGAAAACCACGCTTTTCGGTTGCGATGTTGAAAAGGCCATGGATGGGCCTTTTTCAACGACCTGTTAAGGCCGCTGAACGGTGCGCAGTGCGCACCGTTCAGCGCTTCACACCGGCCGGGCGAGCGCCTTGAGGATCGCCGGTGCATGGCGCACCGGCAACGAGAAATGTCCCTCGTCCGGCAGCAGATGCGCGGCGCATCCGGGCAGCGCCTGCGCGTACCAATGGGCCATCTCGATCGGCACGGTGCGATCCGCCTCGCCGTGCCACAGATCCACGGGCACGGTCATCGCACCCAGATCCACGCCCCAGTCGTGCGTATACACCTGCAACTCGTGCGCGGCACCCGCGCCGCCCTGGGCAAACGCCGCGCGCATGGAGTCGAGCACGATGCTGCGCACGTCCTCGCGCGCAAGCACCTCGCGATCGGCCGGCGGCGCGATGCCGGTCACCATAGAAAGCGCAAGCGTCGGAAACATGCCGAGCAGCGGCCCGACGATACGGCTGTAACTCGCCGTCGCAAACGCCGGAAACGCGCGTGCCAGATCAATCAGCCAGCCGGCCAGCAGGCCCATCCGGTCGGTCGAGTGCGGATCGGCCAGCGGCCCGAGCGGGCAGACCAGCGACAGGCGCTCCACCCGGCGGCCCAGCACGGCCGCGCAGGCCGTCGCGTAGGGTCCGCCGCCGGAAAGGCCCAGCACGCGAAAGCGCTCGATGCCGAGGGCGTCCATGACCGCGGCGACATCCGCCGGCCACTGCGCAAGCGTGCGCCCGGCCTGGAAATCCGACCCGCCCAGCCCCGGACGATCCAGCGCGATCACCCGCAGCCCGGCCGCGCGCGCCGCGGCATCGAGCAGCCCGGCCTCGAGCCGCGAGCCCGGGAAACCGTGGCAATATGCCGTCGGCAGACCATCGGGGGCCCCGAACGCGGCCAGCGCGATCGCGCGGCCGTCCGTGAGACGGAACTTCTCGGGAACGGTGTGTTCCATGGCGATGCCCTCCGGTTCCGTAGCAGAATAACCGTATGAACAAGACAACGAACGCGAAGATCCACGCCCTGGGCGCAGCCATCGCCACCGCGTTGCTGGCATTTTCCAGCATGGCCGTCGAAACGGGCAGCTACAAGGCGCCCGCCCCCGACGAGCAAAAGTACAACGCCGTCGGCACCAAGGGTGTGGACGGCGACAACGATGGCGAACTCGAATCCGGCCAGGTGCACTACAAAAACGAGATCGGCCGCAAGATCATTCGCTACACCTACGGCGAGAACACCTGGGCCTGGGCAGTGATCGACCAGCCGGTGCGGCTCATGGACGTCGACAACAACCACGTGATTGTCGACAGCGACTGCGACGGCCGTTTCGACCAGCGCTTCCACCTGCGCGAGGATTTCTTCCTGCCGCCGTGTGCAAAAACGAAGTGGAAAGGTGGCAGCTTCCAGGGCGTGCCGGTCATGAAGCCCGGCGAAACGCCGCCAACCGCCCCGGCGAAGTAAACCCGGCCGGAATCAGCGCGCGGTCTCGTCACGGCCACCGCGGCGGACAATCCGGTTTCTGATTCGCGTCGCGGACACCGCCCGCGCTGGCACTGGCTGCAGGCACTCGCGCTCGCATCACCGCTTGCCTGCGCCGATCCCGTTTCCATCCCCGGGCACGACGAACTCGTCGTCGAACGTCACGCCGCCAGCGGCCCCAATGTACTGCTGTGGATTGCCTCCGAATATGGCACCGGCCCGCAGCTCGACAGCATCGCCGACGACCTTGCCGCGCGCGGCGTCGAGACCTGGGTGCTGGATCCGCAGCAGAGCTGGTTCGTCGAACCCGGCGCGAACGCGCTGGACCAGTGGAACCGCGAATCCATCGCGACGCTGATCGCCGAGATGCGCCGCGCGACCGGCGCGCGGGTGTTCGTCGCCACCAATGACCGCGCCGGCGTCGTGCTGCTGGAATCCCTCGCGCAGCTGTCCGCGCAGAACGCCCCGGCCGGCGCCCTGCTCGTCTCGCCGAACCTGTTCGAACAGACCCCGGCCCCGGGCGAGCCCGGCGTGTTCGCGCCGGCGGTGAATTTCACGACCCTGCCCGTGTTCCTGTTCGTGCCGGAACGTTCCGTCATGCGCCTGCGCGCCGCGGAACTGGCCGACGCCTTCGCGGCCGGCGGCGCGCCCGTGTGGCTGGAGCGGCTGGCCGATGCCCGCGACCGGTTTTTCTTCCGCCCGGATGCGACACCGACGGAAGCCGCGCTCGGGGCGGAACTCGCGGCACGCATCACCCGCGCCCTGCCCCGGCTCGCGGCGAGCACGCCGGCCGCGCCGCCTTCACGGCCAACGGCGACGGTCGCCGCCACGCATTCGCCCGCGGCATCGCCGGCCGCCCCGACGCGCGTGCTGCTGCCCTATCGCGGCGCGCTGGAAAACCCCGGTCTC
This DNA window, taken from Chromatiales bacterium, encodes the following:
- a CDS encoding alpha/beta hydrolase; the protein is MEHTVPEKFRLTDGRAIALAAFGAPDGLPTAYCHGFPGSRLEAGLLDAAARAAGLRVIALDRPGLGGSDFQAGRTLAQWPADVAAVMDALGIERFRVLGLSGGGPYATACAAVLGRRVERLSLVCPLGPLADPHSTDRMGLLAGWLIDLARAFPAFATASYSRIVGPLLGMFPTLALSMVTGIAPPADREVLAREDVRSIVLDSMRAAFAQGGAGAAHELQVYTHDWGVDLGAMTVPVDLWHGEADRTVPIEMAHWYAQALPGCAAHLLPDEGHFSLPVRHAPAILKALARPV
- a CDS encoding TlpA family protein disulfide reductase, whose product is MLDPQQSWFVEPGANALDQWNRESIATLIAEMRRATGARVFVATNDRAGVVLLESLAQLSAQNAPAGALLVSPNLFEQTPAPGEPGVFAPAVNFTTLPVFLFVPERSVMRLRAAELADAFAAGGAPVWLERLADARDRFFFRPDATPTEAALGAELAARITRALPRLAASTPAAPPSRPTATVAATHSPAASPAAPTRVLLPYRGALENPGLSRPDLDGNTQDLADYRGRVVLLNFWASWCPPCVHEIPSMARVQERLRAQGFAILAVNLGENPADIRAFLERHPVNFPVLVDPDQAEPHRWRVFAFPTSYLLDKTGRIRFAVAGGIDWEETAALAAIEGLLAEPSP